The following DNA comes from Lynx canadensis isolate LIC74 chromosome C2, mLynCan4.pri.v2, whole genome shotgun sequence.
GCTCCCTTACAGAGCTGCAGCCATTTTCAGAAGAAAACGGAAAAAGAAAGCCGCCCGAGGTGTCACAGGTGTTAAACTTGACCTGCAAATAAGTACAGAAAAGTGCCAGTTTGGAACATGGCTTTATTGGCTTGCTCTCTTCCCCAAGAAAGACACTAAtgatctttgtttgtttgttttgaaacttACATTTGCAATGTCTTTTCTGAATTTACACGAGGTGGTGGCCGCTGAGAAGGCCGCTTGGGCTCCCTGTCGTGTCAGGGCTTGGCCTGGGGCCTGTGACATCCTCACGCAAGGGGCGTCTCCTTAGGGGCCGCCTTTTGGGGCCTGGGGAGGCCCCGGGCCGCAGATGCCATCACACcctcctgccaccccccaccccctgccgtcCGGGAGAGGCTGAGAAAGGAAATGCACTTGGCAGAAATAAAACTCAACAGCACGGGAGGAGTCTCGGGAATGAGGCGCAGCCCTCATGCTGAGCACAGGATCTTTATTCGTTAAGCCATCAGGCCCCAGGCATCAGCTTTCAGCGGAAGGGCTTGCCAGGAGCAGGGTGGGAGAAAAGCAGGGAGGAGCGGCCGCGGCCGGCCCCGCAGAGGACGCAGGCTGGGTCCCCCGGAGCACGGAAGGTCGCATTCCAGGGTGTCCGGGGCCGGTGGGCGTCGCTTCAAAATGTGCATTCTGGAAACAAAGCGCAGACGTGCATCACCACCACCAACCTTGGCTCcacccaccaggtgccccgcttCTCAAGGTCAAGACAGCCTCCAAGGTCAGCGCCTTGGGCTGCATTCTCCCCCAGTCCCTGGAGAAGTGTTGAGGGTCCGGCCTCGTGGAGAATAGCACGTGTCCCCCCAGAACAAGGGGTTCAGGCAGATGATATGAGATGGCATCGTCTCAAGGCCCCCACCAGCGCCCAAAGGAAAGGGTGtagcccccccaccgcccccactgAGGGGCCCCAAAGTAGGGGCAACGGGCAGCTCCCTCCTGGTCCCAGAGCTGTCTCTAGGCCTCTGCCCCGATTTgccgggaaggggcagggagcccCAGGGCCGTGGGCAGGGCCCCATCATTGCTCAGGAGGCTGGCTTGCGGCCCCACTCCCCgcttacggggggggggggcacagggcgAGTGCTGGCTCCAGGAAGGTGGAGCCCGTGCCCTTCTCAGAAGATGAGCTGGCACTTGGACTTCCAGGGGGCTCACAGCAGACCTCACGCCCAAGATTCGAGGTGGGACCGGGGAGCCGGGCTACGAACCACCCACGTGCACAGACACCTGCTCGTGGCCGACGTGGGGTTCCCCAGGGCGGCCGTCCCGCACCCCGCTGCACaccgagggagggaggggtgcatcgcggtgggggcagggcggggaagGTCGCAGGGCGTGGACAGGCGCCAGGGCTCTGTGCCCGGTGCTGCCACCATCTGCCGTCTGCCGGGAGCGCGTCACAGATGACGATGCTTTGTTTGCCGAGCGAGGCCTCGAACGTCGGCCCAACTTCCCAAACCCGTGTGTTTTCCACTTCTCTCCAGGATGGTTTTTAAACTAGTTCCCTGCACACAGTGCCTTGACTTTGAGCACCTTTTTGAAACGACTGCTTTCATAGTTCGCACAAACCGCCGAGCAAAGGGACGGCAGGGGACGGCCCCTGGCAGCTGACCTCCCTGTGCACGACGCCTCTGGCTGAGGCCCCCTCCCCGATGGACAGTCACGGTGCCGGCCGTCCCGCCCGGGTGCGCGTGGCTTCCTGGGGATCTGGAGGCTTCCCCGGGGGGCCCGGGAGGGACACGGGGCTTGCGGGGCCTCTCACCTGTGTCCTGCAGAGGCTTGAAGCACCAAGGCACCTCGGGGATGCTGGAGTCAAAGCAGCAGCCCCTGTTGACACACTGCTCGGGGCTGATCTCGGGGTAGCCACAGTCCACCCTGTTCTTGGCCGGCACGGCACACAGGTTCTCCGCTGTCCCAAACAAAGCCCGGTCAGCGGCCGGAGCCCTTGCCGGCCCGGGGTGTCGGCTGCTGCCTTCATTTGGCAAGTTTGCAACCGCCCCCAGCCTCTGGGTTCGAAGCACGTGACCCCACCCGCACCCCAACATCGGCTCGAGGAGCACCCTCCTCCCACGCACACTTCTGTATGCTCTGTGGGGACTCTGGCCTCTGCCAGGGCGCCCCCCTCCCTCGTATGCCCCTGGAGCCCTGTCGGGAAGTCCATGGGCCTCGGGTCCCTCCGGCTGGCAGGAACCCGTGGGAATCTAGGGGCTCCTGAACCCCAAAACAAATTCCCCTTCACTGTGTTATCAACACAAACtgcccccttaaaaaaaaatgaatagtgtAAGAGGAGATGCACGTTCAGTACAGAAAACCACAGCGCatgctattttccatttctttcctgtgtCCCCCTGTCCCCCAGGCACTTGGCTCGTCACGTCCTCCTGGGACATCCTTCTGTCCTCAATACTCGTTGTTGAAGCAAGCCTATAGTGTCTAAAGTTCTGCAAaatctgggacgcctgggtggctcggttggttaagcgtccgacttcagctcaggtgacaatctcgtggttcacgagttcgagccccgcgtcgggctctgtgccgacagctcggagcctggagctgctacggattctgtgcctcgctcactctctgcccctccccccacttgtacactctctctccttcaaaaatacataaacattaaaaaaaaattccagttccGCCAAGTCGGCCCCATTGCCTAATGGGATTTTCCTTAGGAAAACAGAACCGTGTGAAGTGTGTAAAATCCCACTCTATTGTGCCAGGCGGTAATGCCTCAACCCGCTGGTTCCCCAGCCAGATTTGGTCGCACCGGGATCCCAGAGGCACTGTGCCATGAAGGGCACCTCCTGGGCTGTAGGGGTCGCAAAGCCGTCCTGGTGACTCTGACAGGCACCACGTTTGGGAACCACTGCCTTTGGCCCCTGATAATAGCCACACCCTAATTTCTTCAAAGCTGGGTGGGTGGGACagccgccctccccccacctgcagGGACAACGCCACGGCCAAGTGAAAACCGTGTGCTGAAAATGATCTTCAGGGATCCGCGTTCCTCggtctttcctctctgccttgcAAGTGCGCTAGAACGGTGCGTGAAGACCTACACCGTCGCTCAGAAACCTGCAGCCAAGAAGGCGGTGGGGTGGCCGGCCGgccaggcagacctgggttctaatcccGGTTTCAACACcggcggggagggggtgcctgCAGCCAGTTACtaactttctgagcctcagctacCTCGTCTGCAAACAGCAAGACCCAGTTTGTAGGGCTATTGGGAAGGAACATGCGCGTCTGGTAAATGGCAATTATAAATCAATGTGGGGGCTTGATCCCTTTCCTCTAGCCCCCCCACACACCGCCCCGAGCCTGGACCTAGcgtcccttctcctcctcctatgtccagcccccccccgcctcctggcCCCTCCTTCCTACAGAGCGAAGTCAGAACGGTACTCACACAGGCCCACATACTCGTCAGCCAAGCTGGAGGACCCCAAGGCCAGGACCAATGCCAGCAGCCAGAGCACTCTGGCCTCCATGGTCACGGGTGGGCTCTGGGGACCCGACCGCTCAGAGGACGTGCCGCGTCGGCCGAGCAGACTCATTTATACCCCTGTGTTTGTACAAGGGCTCTGCCTTCTGTTTGTTTGGGGATGGCCCTTCCCTCTGGCTCCAGCTGCTGCCTGCACGGGACTGTGAAGTCCCCCAGCGGCCCGTCTTCCTGCGGGGGAGAGAGCAAGTCCACCCCACCGCTGTGGCAGCAAGCAAGCTGGGaggtcaggctccaggctccgggttACAGTCCTCTACCGGGAGCCGGGATTAGCCCGGCCTGGAGGCCAGGGTGAAGGCTCCGCACCTCCGTGGCCACAGCGCCCAGGCCACTTAATCCCAGACCTCAGGTGCTTGAAAAGTCAGCGAGTCAGCACTGTGCGCACGGGTGTCGT
Coding sequences within:
- the TFF3 gene encoding trefoil factor 3, translated to MEARVLWLLALVLALGSSSLADEYVGLSENLCAVPAKNRVDCGYPEISPEQCVNRGCCFDSSIPEVPWCFKPLQDTECTF